In Sphingopyxis sp. FD7, a single window of DNA contains:
- a CDS encoding acetyl-CoA acetyltransferase — MTTDPERIPVIIGVGQVNDRPADPDDGLDSLGLMVAALKIAAEDAGVPLADIDSLAIVDQISFHHLGKLCEPLAQAIGANPAINYQSAAPHGDTPVRLLNEAANRIGAGEVRLAAIVGGEALRTAAGRAAKAASGEDKSYNAIRKVATRREPDYAQKHGLAAPVDVYPLYENATRAAWGQSLADAQLESAEIWSRFSEVAAANDGAWIRKSASPDDILDVNERNRPIAFPYSKLMVANSSVNQGAGFIVASLAEARRRGIAEDRLIHVGMGAAAKEPPTILHRDRYDHSVSMEVSITRTLALNGMTVDDFDCVELYSCFPCVPKMARRILGWPCDRSATVFGGLTFGGGPIANYMSHAIVSMVEKLRREGRYGFLFANGGFATDNHCIVLGSQPIAAASFPQDFDYQAEAEAKRGPVPDLVEDYAGVATIESYTVFYGRDGAPKAGVVVARTPDGQRTLAHVDVGDAAMLAFLTDGTREPVGTEGQVVQLEEGFGWRGV, encoded by the coding sequence ATGACCACTGATCCCGAACGCATTCCCGTCATCATCGGCGTCGGACAGGTCAACGACCGCCCCGCCGATCCCGACGACGGCCTGGATTCGCTCGGACTGATGGTCGCCGCGCTCAAGATTGCGGCCGAAGACGCGGGCGTGCCGCTCGCCGACATCGACAGCCTCGCGATCGTCGACCAGATCAGCTTTCACCACCTCGGCAAGCTGTGCGAACCCCTTGCCCAAGCCATCGGCGCCAACCCCGCGATCAACTATCAGTCCGCCGCGCCGCACGGCGACACGCCCGTCCGCCTGCTCAACGAGGCCGCGAACCGCATCGGCGCGGGCGAGGTCAGACTTGCGGCCATCGTCGGCGGCGAGGCGCTGCGCACCGCCGCCGGGCGCGCCGCCAAGGCCGCAAGCGGCGAGGACAAAAGCTATAATGCAATTCGCAAGGTCGCGACACGCCGCGAGCCCGACTATGCCCAGAAACATGGCCTTGCCGCACCGGTCGATGTCTATCCGCTCTACGAAAATGCGACCCGCGCCGCGTGGGGGCAAAGCCTCGCCGACGCGCAGCTCGAGAGCGCCGAAATCTGGTCGCGTTTTTCCGAGGTCGCCGCCGCGAACGACGGCGCGTGGATTCGCAAATCCGCTTCGCCCGACGACATTCTCGACGTCAACGAACGCAACCGCCCGATCGCCTTTCCTTACTCAAAGCTGATGGTCGCGAACTCGTCGGTGAATCAGGGCGCAGGCTTTATCGTCGCCAGCCTCGCCGAAGCGCGGCGTCGCGGCATCGCCGAGGACCGCCTCATCCATGTCGGCATGGGTGCCGCGGCGAAAGAACCACCGACTATCCTCCACCGCGACCGCTACGATCACAGCGTCAGCATGGAGGTGTCGATCACGCGCACGCTCGCGCTCAATGGCATGACCGTCGACGATTTCGACTGCGTCGAACTCTACAGCTGCTTCCCCTGCGTGCCCAAGATGGCGCGGCGCATCCTCGGTTGGCCATGCGATCGCTCCGCGACGGTATTCGGCGGGCTGACCTTCGGCGGCGGGCCGATCGCCAATTATATGAGCCATGCAATCGTCTCGATGGTCGAAAAACTGCGCCGTGAAGGCCGCTATGGCTTCCTCTTCGCCAATGGCGGCTTCGCGACCGACAATCATTGCATTGTGTTGGGCAGCCAGCCGATCGCGGCGGCAAGCTTCCCGCAGGATTTCGACTATCAGGCCGAAGCCGAAGCCAAGCGCGGCCCGGTGCCCGACCTCGTGGAGGATTATGCGGGGGTGGCGACGATCGAAAGCTATACGGTCTTTTACGGCCGCGACGGCGCGCCGAAGGCGGGCGTGGTGGTGGCGCGGACACCCGATGGACAGCGCACGCTGGCGCATGTCGATGTGGGCGATGCCGCGATGCTGGCGTTTTTGACCGACGGAACGCGGGAGCCGGTGGGGACCGAAGGGCAGGTGGTGCAGCTTGAAGAGGGGTTCGGGTGGCGGGGGGTCTGA
- the acs gene encoding acetate--CoA ligase: MSELPPSEPLVPVPADAAANTHCTAADYDRLYRQSVEDPDSFWAEQAKRIDWITPPTRIANWSFDPVDIKWFEDGVLNLCHNAIDRHVAAGHGDRTAIIFEPDAPDGETRHISYAALLADVVRFANTLKKLGVQKGDRVTIYMPMIPEGAVAMLACARIGAVHSVVFGGFSPEAILGRIEDCGSDWVICADEGLRGGKTVPLKANVDKAIERVDVKAVLVIAHTGGDVAMKEGRDHWYDALSADVGDECPCEPMNAEDPLFILYTSGSTGKPKGVLHTVGGYSVWTASTFYYGFDYRALEIFWCTADIGWVTGHSYVVYGPLQNGATTLMFEGVPNYPDHDRFWQVVDKHRVNILYTAPTAIRALMREGDDYVTRHNLSTLRLLGSVGEPINPEAWRWYHQVVGKGRVPVIDTWWQTETGGIMITTLPGAHAMQPGSAGKPFFGIRPELVDADGKTLACEQTGGAAEGNLCITHSWPGQARTIYGDHTRFADTYFSTYKGKYFTGDGCRRDGDGYWRITGRVDDVINVSGHRMGTAEVESALVLHEDVAEAAVVGFPHDIKGQGIYAYVTLNAGVEPTDAIVAALKQQVRKEIGPIATPDHIHLTPALPKTRSGKIMRRILRKIAENDFASLGDTSTLADPSLVDGLIEGRQNR; the protein is encoded by the coding sequence GTGTCCGAACTGCCGCCGTCAGAGCCCCTTGTCCCCGTCCCCGCCGACGCCGCCGCGAACACGCATTGCACCGCCGCCGATTACGACCGGCTCTATCGGCAGAGCGTCGAGGATCCCGATAGTTTCTGGGCCGAACAGGCGAAGCGCATCGACTGGATCACCCCGCCGACCAGAATCGCGAACTGGTCGTTCGATCCCGTCGACATCAAATGGTTTGAAGACGGCGTCCTCAACCTCTGCCACAATGCCATCGACCGCCATGTCGCCGCGGGACATGGCGACCGCACCGCGATCATCTTTGAACCCGACGCGCCCGACGGCGAGACGCGGCACATCAGCTATGCCGCGCTGCTCGCCGACGTCGTGCGTTTTGCGAACACGCTGAAGAAGCTGGGCGTTCAGAAGGGCGACCGCGTCACCATCTATATGCCGATGATCCCCGAAGGCGCGGTGGCGATGCTCGCCTGCGCGCGCATCGGCGCGGTGCACAGCGTCGTCTTCGGCGGCTTTTCGCCCGAGGCGATCCTCGGCCGCATCGAGGATTGCGGCAGCGACTGGGTGATCTGCGCCGACGAGGGGCTGCGTGGCGGCAAGACCGTTCCCTTGAAGGCCAATGTCGACAAGGCGATCGAGCGCGTCGATGTCAAAGCCGTGCTCGTCATCGCGCACACCGGCGGCGACGTCGCGATGAAGGAAGGCCGCGACCATTGGTACGACGCGTTGTCGGCCGATGTCGGCGACGAATGCCCATGCGAGCCGATGAACGCGGAAGACCCGCTGTTCATCCTCTACACATCGGGATCGACGGGCAAGCCCAAGGGGGTGCTTCATACCGTCGGCGGCTATAGCGTGTGGACCGCCAGCACCTTCTATTATGGCTTCGATTATCGCGCGCTTGAGATTTTCTGGTGCACCGCCGACATCGGCTGGGTCACGGGACACAGCTATGTCGTTTATGGCCCGCTCCAGAATGGCGCGACGACCTTGATGTTCGAGGGGGTGCCGAACTATCCCGACCACGACCGCTTCTGGCAGGTCGTCGACAAGCATCGGGTCAACATCCTCTACACCGCGCCGACCGCGATCCGCGCGCTGATGCGCGAGGGTGACGATTATGTGACGCGGCATAACCTCTCGACGCTTCGCCTGCTCGGCAGCGTCGGCGAACCGATCAACCCCGAGGCATGGCGCTGGTATCATCAGGTCGTTGGCAAGGGCCGCGTGCCGGTGATCGATACCTGGTGGCAGACCGAGACCGGCGGCATCATGATCACCACCCTGCCCGGCGCGCACGCGATGCAACCGGGGAGCGCGGGCAAGCCCTTCTTTGGTATCCGTCCCGAACTCGTCGATGCCGACGGCAAGACCCTGGCGTGCGAACAGACCGGCGGCGCAGCCGAGGGCAATCTCTGCATCACCCACAGCTGGCCGGGGCAGGCGCGGACGATCTACGGCGATCACACCCGCTTCGCCGACACCTATTTCTCGACCTACAAGGGCAAATATTTCACCGGCGACGGCTGCCGCCGCGACGGTGACGGCTATTGGCGCATCACCGGGCGCGTGGACGACGTCATCAACGTGTCGGGGCACCGCATGGGCACCGCCGAGGTCGAAAGCGCGCTCGTGCTGCACGAGGATGTCGCGGAAGCCGCGGTCGTCGGCTTCCCGCACGACATCAAGGGCCAGGGCATTTACGCCTATGTCACCCTGAACGCCGGGGTCGAACCCACCGACGCCATCGTCGCGGCGCTCAAGCAGCAGGTCCGCAAGGAAATCGGCCCGATCGCAACCCCCGACCATATCCACCTGACCCCCGCCCTGCCCAAGACGCGGAGCGGCAAGATCATGCGCCGTATTTTGCGCAAGATCGCCGAAAACGACTTTGCTTCGCTGGGCGACACCTCGACGCTCGCCGACCCGAGCCTGGTCGACGGGCTGATCGAGGGGCGACAGAACAGGTAA
- a CDS encoding CvpA family protein: MGSLTALDMIVLTLVGGSAVLGFMRGLVQEVTTLLAWVLAIAAVYFFHAPVTDLTSGWVGAGGGAAVLAFVLLFGGVFALAKWGSRAMGRRSRASIVGGFDRGLGAGFGAIKGLLIATIGFMLLTLLYDIGYGTAPRPEWMTASRTYPALSASGAAMSKVIAERRAEARDAEAKAVAP; the protein is encoded by the coding sequence ATGGGAAGTTTGACGGCTCTGGATATGATCGTGCTGACGCTCGTCGGCGGCAGCGCGGTGCTCGGTTTCATGCGCGGCCTGGTGCAGGAAGTGACGACGCTGCTCGCCTGGGTGCTGGCGATCGCGGCGGTCTATTTTTTTCACGCGCCGGTGACGGATTTGACGAGCGGCTGGGTCGGCGCCGGCGGCGGGGCGGCGGTGCTGGCCTTTGTCCTGCTGTTCGGCGGCGTCTTTGCGCTGGCCAAATGGGGATCGCGCGCGATGGGACGGCGCAGCCGCGCGTCGATCGTCGGCGGTTTCGACCGCGGGCTGGGCGCAGGGTTCGGCGCGATCAAGGGACTGCTGATCGCCACCATCGGCTTCATGCTGCTGACGCTGCTTTACGACATCGGCTATGGCACCGCACCGCGCCCCGAATGGATGACGGCCAGCCGGACCTACCCCGCGCTCAGCGCGAGTGGCGCGGCGATGAGCAAGGTGATCGCCGAACGCCGCGCCGAGGCGCGCGATGCCGAAGCAAAGGCGGTCGCACCATGA
- the amaB gene encoding L-piperidine-6-carboxylate dehydrogenase codes for MAGIGDDVGRLLDGLGVDRALWTDGSMPSLTPLTGEQVAMVRVADAAAIDATLDKATAAFRAWRHVPAPRRGELVRLFGEELRAAKDDLARLVTIEAGKIPSEGAGEVQEMIDICDFAVGLSRQLYGLTIATERPGHRMMEVWHPLGVVGVISAFNFPVAVWAWNAALALVCGNSVVWKPSEKTPLTALATQAIFERAAARFGDAPEGLSQLLIGGREAGEALVDDARVALVSATGSTRMGRAVAPRLAQRFARAILELGGNNGVIVAPSADLDLALRGVAFGAMGTAGQRCTTTRRLFVHDSIYDGFIARLKAAYASVGVGNPLEGDVLVGPLIDRAAYDAMQAALAAAKAAGGVVHGGARVGEGASYYVRPALVEMPGQVGPVLEETFAPILYVMRYDELDAAIRLHNDVAAGLSSAIFTTDMREAERFLALSDCGIANVNLGTSGAEIGGAFGGEKETGGGRESGSDSWRQYMRRATNTVNYSDALPLAQGVSFEI; via the coding sequence ATGGCCGGGATCGGCGATGATGTCGGGCGGTTGCTCGACGGGCTGGGGGTGGACCGCGCTCTGTGGACCGACGGGTCGATGCCGTCGCTCACGCCGCTGACCGGCGAGCAGGTGGCGATGGTGCGGGTCGCCGACGCGGCGGCGATCGACGCGACGCTGGACAAGGCGACCGCGGCCTTTCGCGCGTGGCGCCACGTCCCCGCCCCGCGCCGAGGCGAACTCGTCCGGCTGTTCGGCGAGGAACTGCGCGCAGCGAAGGACGATCTGGCGCGGCTGGTGACGATCGAGGCGGGCAAGATCCCCTCCGAGGGCGCGGGCGAGGTGCAGGAGATGATCGACATCTGCGATTTCGCGGTCGGTCTCTCGCGGCAATTATACGGCCTGACGATCGCGACCGAGCGGCCGGGGCACCGGATGATGGAGGTGTGGCATCCGCTGGGTGTTGTCGGCGTGATTTCGGCGTTCAACTTTCCGGTGGCGGTGTGGGCATGGAATGCGGCGCTGGCGTTGGTGTGCGGCAACAGCGTGGTGTGGAAACCGTCGGAAAAGACGCCGCTGACGGCCTTGGCGACGCAGGCGATTTTCGAGCGGGCGGCGGCGCGGTTCGGCGACGCGCCCGAAGGCCTGTCGCAACTTTTGATCGGCGGGCGCGAGGCGGGCGAGGCGCTGGTCGACGACGCGCGCGTGGCGCTGGTCTCGGCGACCGGATCGACGCGGATGGGCCGCGCGGTCGCACCGCGCCTCGCGCAGCGTTTTGCGCGCGCGATCCTCGAACTCGGCGGCAACAATGGCGTGATCGTCGCGCCCTCGGCCGACCTCGACCTCGCGCTGCGCGGCGTGGCCTTCGGCGCGATGGGGACGGCGGGGCAGCGCTGCACGACGACGCGGCGGCTGTTCGTCCACGACAGCATTTATGACGGCTTTATCGCGCGGTTGAAGGCGGCCTATGCCAGCGTCGGCGTCGGCAATCCGCTGGAAGGCGACGTGCTCGTGGGACCGCTGATCGACCGCGCAGCTTATGATGCCATGCAGGCGGCGCTGGCGGCTGCGAAAGCGGCAGGCGGCGTGGTGCATGGCGGCGCGCGCGTGGGCGAGGGAGCGAGCTACTATGTCCGCCCCGCGCTTGTCGAGATGCCGGGACAGGTCGGGCCGGTGCTGGAGGAGACGTTTGCGCCGATTCTCTATGTGATGCGCTACGACGAACTCGACGCCGCGATCCGGCTGCACAATGATGTCGCCGCGGGGTTGTCGTCGGCGATCTTCACCACCGACATGCGCGAAGCCGAACGCTTCCTGGCGCTAAGCGATTGCGGCATCGCCAACGTCAATCTGGGCACGAGCGGCGCCGAGATCGGCGGGGCGTTCGGCGGCGAGAAGGAGACCGGCGGCGGGCGCGAGAGCGGGTCGGATTCCTGGCGTCAATATATGCGGCGCGCGACGAATACGGTGAATTATTCGGATGCGCTGCCGCTGGCGCAGGGGGTTTCGTTCGAGATTTAG
- the radA gene encoding DNA repair protein RadA, which yields MAKAKRQYVCQNCGGVSYRWQGQCADCGEWNTLVEEAAETVFSAKHDLSKGGRTLALETLDAASSMPERMLCGIAEFDRALGGGFVAGSATLIGGDPGIGKSTLLLQAAGRLAKAGRSVVYISGEEAAAQVRLRAQRLGLGDAPVALASATSVRDILATLDRQTADFVVIDSIQTMHSDLIDSAPGTVSQVRASAQELIRHAKDSGAAIVLVGHVTKDGTIAGPRVLEHMVDTVLAFEGERSHQYRILRAVKNRFGGTDEIGVFAMGEEGLGEVSNPSSLFLTDRSRDVPGSVVFPALEGTRPVLVEVQALTVRLASGATPRRAVVGWDSGRLAMVLAVLEARCGLQMGAAEVYLNIAGGYRLTDPAADLAVAAALISAFSERPVPADAIVFGELSLSGEVRPVAHDALRLREAAKLGFSSGWGPKGMKRVNGIGVTGFARVGELVDLMLGRD from the coding sequence ATGGCCAAAGCAAAGCGTCAATATGTTTGCCAGAATTGCGGGGGCGTATCTTACCGTTGGCAGGGGCAGTGCGCCGATTGCGGTGAGTGGAACACGCTGGTCGAAGAGGCCGCCGAAACCGTCTTTTCGGCCAAGCACGACCTGAGCAAAGGCGGACGCACGCTCGCGCTCGAAACGCTCGATGCCGCGAGCTCGATGCCCGAACGGATGCTGTGCGGGATCGCCGAGTTCGACCGCGCGCTCGGCGGCGGCTTCGTTGCGGGTTCGGCGACGCTGATCGGCGGCGATCCGGGAATCGGCAAATCGACCTTGCTGCTCCAGGCCGCCGGAAGGCTCGCCAAGGCGGGCAGGTCGGTCGTCTATATCAGCGGCGAAGAGGCCGCGGCGCAGGTGCGGCTGCGCGCGCAGCGACTGGGGCTGGGCGATGCGCCTGTGGCGCTCGCGAGCGCGACGTCGGTGCGCGACATTCTCGCGACGCTCGACCGCCAGACCGCCGATTTCGTCGTGATCGATTCGATCCAGACGATGCACAGCGACCTGATCGACAGCGCGCCGGGGACGGTGAGCCAGGTACGCGCGAGCGCGCAGGAATTGATCCGCCATGCCAAGGATAGCGGCGCGGCGATCGTGCTCGTCGGCCATGTGACCAAGGACGGGACGATCGCCGGGCCGCGCGTGCTCGAACATATGGTCGACACGGTGCTGGCGTTCGAGGGCGAGCGCAGCCACCAATATCGCATCCTGCGCGCGGTGAAGAACCGCTTTGGCGGCACCGACGAGATCGGCGTGTTCGCGATGGGCGAGGAGGGGCTGGGCGAGGTATCGAATCCGTCGAGCCTGTTCCTGACCGACCGCAGCCGCGACGTGCCGGGATCGGTCGTGTTCCCCGCATTGGAAGGCACGCGCCCGGTGCTGGTCGAGGTGCAGGCGCTGACCGTGCGCCTCGCGAGCGGCGCGACTCCCCGCAGGGCCGTCGTCGGCTGGGACAGCGGGCGGCTCGCGATGGTCCTCGCGGTGCTGGAGGCGCGCTGCGGGCTGCAAATGGGGGCGGCCGAAGTCTATCTCAACATCGCGGGCGGCTACCGGCTCACCGATCCCGCCGCCGATCTCGCCGTTGCTGCCGCGCTGATCTCGGCGTTCAGCGAGCGACCGGTGCCCGCCGATGCGATCGTCTTCGGCGAATTGTCGCTTTCGGGCGAGGTGCGCCCTGTCGCGCACGACGCGCTGCGGCTTCGCGAAGCGGCAAAGCTTGGATTCTCAAGCGGCTGGGGGCCGAAGGGGATGAAGCGCGTGAACGGAATCGGCGTCACGGGCTTTGCGCGGGTCGGCGAACTCGTTGACCTGATGCTCGGGCGCGACTAG
- a CDS encoding cation:proton antiporter domain-containing protein, whose protein sequence is MILLALSAATTEAAEKAAETATDTALLEGAILLGVATLFVLIFRRLGLGAVLGYLIAGAIVGPHGLALVGGGESKLAIAELGIAFLLFLVGLELHPRRLWQLRRAIFGLGMTQVVVTGLVLTGLIYLILGFSPAAAIALGLPLALSSTAQVLPGLKSSGRINSPFGEKAFSILLFQDLAIVPMITIVAALSRAPADPSAPPGAMLALYTVGAIIGLVLAGRFILNPLLRLIGRYGERELFVVVGLLAVLASAALMHSLHLSTALGAFIAGVMLADSPYRHEIEADVEPFRLILLGLFFLAVGMVLDVNVVLADPLRVVGLAAALVVVKLAVLTLIVRAFGKSWKTALGLGLLLSQGGEFGFLLFTQAQQALLIAPEAASLFSAVVTLSMISTPFLMLFARNLEFAPDRDGPAMDGPEHAPRGSALVIGYGRFGQTVAQMLHAVDCSVTLIDKKPSQIERSGRFDTKVYYGDGLRLDLLRRAGADDARLIIYCIDDAAFDAATMRPIVEAFPQARVLARVFDRRQLIAIDGAGVAGAVREVFESSVALGLKALAELDVDPREIEDVEAAFRQLDETRLAAQIDEGDLTAGMDHRFKPGGGREADSVIETFRQRRRAAKAARDEEAMQAADPGTV, encoded by the coding sequence ATGATCTTGCTCGCGCTATCCGCCGCGACGACCGAGGCGGCCGAGAAAGCAGCGGAGACCGCGACCGACACCGCGCTGCTGGAAGGCGCGATCCTGCTCGGCGTTGCGACGCTGTTCGTGCTGATCTTTCGCCGCCTCGGCCTGGGGGCCGTGCTCGGCTACCTGATTGCCGGGGCGATCGTCGGGCCGCACGGGCTGGCGCTCGTGGGCGGCGGCGAATCGAAGCTGGCGATCGCCGAACTCGGCATCGCCTTCCTGCTCTTCCTCGTCGGGCTCGAACTCCACCCGCGGCGGCTGTGGCAGCTTCGCCGTGCGATCTTCGGACTCGGCATGACGCAGGTGGTGGTCACAGGGCTGGTGCTCACCGGCCTCATCTATCTCATCCTCGGGTTCAGCCCCGCCGCGGCGATCGCGCTCGGCCTGCCGCTGGCGCTCTCGTCGACCGCGCAGGTGCTCCCCGGCCTCAAAAGCTCGGGTCGCATCAATTCGCCCTTCGGTGAGAAAGCCTTTTCGATCCTGCTGTTTCAGGATCTGGCGATCGTGCCGATGATTACCATCGTTGCCGCGCTGTCGCGCGCGCCTGCCGATCCGTCGGCGCCGCCGGGCGCGATGCTCGCGCTCTATACGGTCGGCGCGATCATCGGGCTGGTGCTCGCGGGGCGGTTCATTCTCAATCCTTTGCTCAGGCTCATCGGCCGCTATGGCGAGCGCGAATTGTTCGTGGTGGTCGGGCTGCTCGCGGTGCTGGCGAGCGCGGCGCTGATGCACAGCCTGCACCTGTCGACCGCGCTCGGTGCCTTCATCGCGGGCGTGATGCTCGCCGATTCGCCCTATCGGCACGAGATCGAGGCCGATGTCGAACCCTTCCGCCTGATCCTGCTCGGCCTTTTTTTCCTCGCGGTGGGGATGGTGCTCGACGTCAATGTCGTGCTTGCCGACCCGCTGCGCGTCGTCGGGCTCGCGGCCGCGCTGGTCGTGGTCAAGCTCGCGGTGCTGACGCTGATCGTCCGCGCGTTCGGCAAATCGTGGAAGACAGCGCTCGGCCTGGGATTGCTGCTGAGCCAGGGCGGCGAGTTCGGTTTTCTGCTGTTCACGCAGGCGCAGCAGGCGCTGCTCATCGCGCCCGAGGCGGCAAGCCTGTTCAGCGCCGTGGTCACGCTGTCGATGATCTCGACGCCCTTCCTGATGCTGTTCGCGCGCAATCTGGAGTTTGCGCCCGACCGCGACGGCCCCGCGATGGACGGCCCCGAACATGCGCCGCGCGGTTCGGCGCTGGTGATCGGCTACGGCCGGTTCGGACAGACGGTGGCGCAGATGCTGCACGCGGTCGATTGTTCGGTGACGCTCATCGACAAGAAGCCGAGCCAGATCGAACGGTCGGGCCGGTTCGACACCAAAGTCTATTATGGCGACGGGCTGCGGCTCGATCTGCTGCGGCGCGCGGGCGCCGACGATGCAAGGCTCATCATCTATTGCATCGACGACGCCGCGTTCGACGCCGCGACGATGCGGCCGATCGTCGAGGCCTTTCCGCAGGCGCGTGTGCTCGCGCGCGTGTTCGATCGCCGCCAGCTGATCGCGATCGACGGCGCGGGCGTCGCGGGCGCGGTGCGTGAGGTGTTTGAAAGCTCGGTCGCGCTTGGCCTCAAGGCGCTCGCAGAGCTCGACGTCGACCCGCGCGAGATCGAGGATGTCGAAGCCGCGTTCCGCCAGCTCGACGAAACGCGGCTGGCGGCGCAGATCGACGAGGGCGACCTGACCGCGGGCATGGACCATCGCTTCAAGCCCGGCGGCGGGCGCGAGGCGGACAGCGTGATCGAAACCTTCCGCCAGCGCCGCCGCGCGGCGAAGGCGGCGCGCGACGAGGAAGCGATGCAGGCGGCTGATCCGGGGACGGTTTGA
- a CDS encoding iron-sulfur cluster assembly scaffold protein, with translation MSAPLYNRDILALAIATADYLPNPDARYRASKRAPLCGSAIILDLDTDEGGLVTRVGLHVEACALGQASAALLARHAPGRGLADLRRARDGIAGWFAGTGAQPDWPGFDLLAPARDYPARHGAILLPFDAAIAAFEQRAAAA, from the coding sequence ATGAGCGCCCCGCTTTATAACCGGGACATATTGGCGTTGGCGATCGCCACCGCCGACTATCTGCCCAACCCCGACGCGCGATACCGGGCGAGCAAGCGTGCGCCGCTCTGCGGCAGCGCGATCATCCTCGATCTCGACACCGACGAGGGCGGGCTTGTGACGCGCGTGGGATTGCATGTCGAGGCGTGCGCGCTGGGGCAGGCGTCGGCGGCGCTGCTCGCGCGCCATGCGCCCGGCCGCGGCCTCGCCGACCTGCGCCGCGCGCGCGACGGCATCGCGGGCTGGTTCGCGGGCACCGGCGCGCAACCCGACTGGCCGGGGTTCGATCTGCTCGCCCCCGCGCGCGATTATCCGGCGCGGCACGGCGCAATTCTGCTGCCCTTCGATGCCGCGATCGCCGCGTTCGAGCAGCGGGCAGCGGCGGCATGA
- a CDS encoding crotonase/enoyl-CoA hydratase family protein, whose amino-acid sequence MTDTTILTERQGHILIVTINRPEARNAVNAAVHVGLGTALETAENDPEIRALIITGAGDKAFCAGADLVALSRGESLYPDDPAQQAWGFAGMVAHPISKPIIAAVNGFAFGGGCEIALMSDIIIAATHAQFGLPEVKVGLFAAAGGAFRLAQQIPRKLAMEYMLTGDPIPAARAAEYGLVNHVVPLAELMPTAIALAEKIAANAPLAVQASKRVALGIQDGRIAADAPYWEHNTLERSALMRSEDAREGPRAFAEKRKPEWKAR is encoded by the coding sequence ATGACCGACACCACCATCCTCACCGAACGCCAGGGTCACATATTGATCGTGACGATCAACCGCCCCGAGGCGCGCAACGCGGTCAACGCCGCCGTCCATGTCGGACTCGGCACGGCGCTCGAAACCGCCGAAAACGATCCCGAAATCCGCGCCCTCATCATCACCGGCGCGGGCGACAAGGCCTTTTGTGCGGGCGCCGACCTCGTCGCCCTGTCGCGCGGCGAAAGCCTTTATCCCGACGACCCGGCGCAGCAGGCATGGGGCTTTGCGGGCATGGTGGCGCACCCCATCTCCAAACCGATCATCGCCGCTGTCAATGGCTTTGCCTTTGGCGGCGGGTGCGAGATCGCGCTGATGAGCGACATCATCATTGCCGCAACCCACGCGCAATTCGGGCTGCCCGAGGTCAAGGTCGGGCTGTTCGCGGCGGCGGGCGGCGCCTTCCGCCTCGCGCAGCAAATCCCGCGCAAGCTCGCGATGGAATATATGCTGACCGGCGACCCGATCCCCGCCGCGCGCGCCGCCGAATATGGGCTGGTCAATCATGTCGTCCCGCTCGCCGAGCTGATGCCCACGGCGATTGCGCTCGCCGAAAAGATCGCCGCCAACGCCCCGCTGGCGGTGCAGGCATCGAAGCGCGTCGCGCTCGGCATCCAGGACGGGCGGATTGCGGCGGACGCGCCCTATTGGGAGCATAACACGCTCGAGCGCAGCGCGCTGATGCGCAGCGAAGATGCGCGCGAGGGCCCGCGCGCCTTTGCGGAAAAGCGCAAGCCCGAGTGGAAAGCGCGTTGA
- the fsa gene encoding fructose-6-phosphate aldolase yields MKFFVDTAEIDAIQELAATGLLDGVTTNPSLIAKSGRDFKDVTREICALVDGPVSAEVVALDHETMMKEAEILRKIADNVCIKVPLTIDGLKTCKALTGDGTMVNVTLCFSAAQALLAAKAGATFVSPFVGRHDDNGFDGMQLIGDIKLIYDNYDFKTEILVASVRHGIHVLQAAQIGADVMTAPPAVIKGLFKHVLTDKGIEGFLADWAKTGQSI; encoded by the coding sequence ATGAAATTCTTTGTCGACACCGCCGAAATTGACGCCATTCAGGAGCTCGCCGCGACCGGCCTGCTCGACGGCGTCACCACCAACCCGTCGCTGATCGCCAAGTCGGGCCGCGACTTCAAGGACGTGACCAGGGAAATCTGCGCGCTGGTCGACGGCCCCGTCTCGGCCGAGGTCGTCGCGCTCGATCATGAAACGATGATGAAGGAGGCCGAAATCCTCCGCAAGATCGCCGACAATGTCTGCATCAAGGTGCCGCTGACGATCGACGGCCTCAAGACATGCAAGGCGCTGACCGGCGACGGCACGATGGTCAACGTGACGCTTTGCTTTTCGGCGGCGCAGGCGCTGCTCGCCGCCAAGGCGGGCGCAACTTTCGTCTCGCCCTTCGTCGGGCGCCATGACGACAATGGTTTCGACGGGATGCAGCTGATCGGCGACATCAAGCTGATCTACGACAATTATGATTTTAAGACCGAAATCCTCGTCGCGAGCGTGCGCCATGGCATTCACGTCCTGCAGGCCGCACAGATCGGCGCCGACGTGATGACTGCGCCGCCCGCCGTCATCAAGGGGCTGTTCAAGCATGTCCTTACCGACAAGGGCATCGAAGGCTTCCTCGCCGATTGGGCCAAGACCGGCCAGTCGATTTAA